From the genome of Clavelina lepadiformis chromosome 2, kaClaLepa1.1, whole genome shotgun sequence:
GTCCACTCTTCTATTTCCTTCTTAGCTCGATATGCCGTGCTATCATCACTTGTACTGTGATGCCCGACTCTGAGTGAATGGAGTTAACAATTAACCTGCTTATAGTGGACACTTTctacattttttcaataagTTTCATCGATACCATCAATCCCGTTAACAAAAGAGTTAAgttaaaaaacaacttaatgCACAGATTGCAAACCTGTAGGTCATTGCCTCAATCAAGACAGGTCTAGACTCTTCAATAGCAATCTGTCGTgctttttttgttgcattgtaCACTGCGAGTACATCGTTGCCATCGATGCGAATCGTGATCATTCCATATCCTGATCCTCTTGCGGCGATGCCATCCCCTCTGTACTGCTCGTGTGCTGGTGTTGATATGGCATAGCCGTTGTTGCGGCTGAAAACAAACGTGTGATGCTTAAATATCTCTCTAATGATCTCTGAAGCTTATTAAGTTGTGAGTGAGCGTATAATATCATGTGGTTCTGCTCCAAACCGAACGATAAGCAAGCTCTGTAGTCGTGAACATGATATGCACAATTGCACATTCAACACTTCCATTTAAAAACTAATTGGTAAAGTTACAGTACCCTCAGCCACATTTATAAGCTAGCTTTATGGCAAGACATCCTAAAATAAGACTTTCCTGAATTAACCTTACCTATCAAAGTGCTTTTATCTTAATTAGTTTAGACCTTAGACTTTAGACTTTTCATATTTCAACTGTTGCATGCATCTTTATAACCTTTTAATTAGAGGGCTGTGAAATTCTTGAGCAGAGTTTTTAAACGTTGTACGCTGGATTCCATGTGGGAGTTTTAAGATAAAGAGGcattaaatttattatataGAAAGCAAATTTAACATTTGACTACATACCAAAAAAATAGACAAGGTGCATCAAGCGTGGCAGCAAAGTTAAAAGCGGCGTGGGCATCACCTTCCGACGCGGCTCCTTCACCAAAGTAACAAATCACACACAGTCCTGGGTGGGTGCGTTTGAGGGCATATGCAGCTCCTGAAGCCTGTCAAAAGCAAGGTaaaatatacagtagtcaAAGCCTGGTCTTCTCGTTAAAtgcttttcattttctttttgagCTTTTAACTTAATTACGATAACATTCTGCTCAAGAGtgtattaaaacttttcaccATTTTAAATATACCTGCGGCATTTGTGTGGCTAGTGGCGAACTGATGGTGACAAAATTCAGATCTCGAGAACCGTAATGAACGGGCATTTGCTTTCCAGCAGCAGGATCATTAACATTGGCATAACATTGATCCATAAACTCATCCAGCGTAAATCCTCGCCATACAAGTACTCCTGCAAAGGTTGAAAAGACAGTAATGGCATTGACTGCATGCAAGTTATGTTTATTGCCTTCACACTACTATGGTTAGCATTTCATATTCACCCCAACAGACAACAGTAAagagcgaaaaataaacaatacaagaTAATGCTAAACCAACCTGCTTCTCGATATTGGCCGAACACCAAATCCCGGTTATCCAGGGCCGCAGCGCTACCAATGTGGCTGGCCTCTTCCCCATAGTTGGtcatataaaatgaaatacGGCCTTGACGCTGAGCACTGTACATCACTTCATCCATGGTATTAAGCATGATCATTGAATGGTACATTTGGTGCAGAACATCTTCACTTAACTGAGTGAACATCATACatgtttatgtttgtttgGTAGAAAGTTAAATCTAGCCGTATACCTTCGGATCCTGGGTGCCATCAAGAATCTTTCCTTCAGTATCATAAACCCGGTATATGGGAATTGCGTCTTCAAGTTTTGGTTCCAAAAATTCTAGCTTGTTAATAAAACTTCGAGGGCCTCCAATAATTTTCATACCAAGTGGGTCCTCGCTTTGTGGAGTTGTGCTTTTCTGGGAAAAAATCTGTTATGAGAATTCTCGCTTGAAACCATTGTGATACAGAAACTTTCAAATAAGTgattaaaaagcaaaatataaattagcTAGAGCTGCAGCTTTTTCATCAAGCCTTggttttaaaatgtatttttaatgcAGCAGACACACCTGAAGCGTCTACTGAAACTACAGTATAGTGCAATGTAACTCCTAACAGTAACTTACATATCGAACTGCAGAAATAGCTGCTCCATGAAAGGTTTGACGAAACGATGAAACATAAGCTGCTTTTATTGCAGCACAATTAATAAACCTTCCTACTGACATCACGCCTTCCTACAATTAACGACAAAAACACTGCAAACAATGAAGTACTGAAATATTTAGTAGGAAGAAAAGAATACAACAACCGCTGACAGCATAAAAGAGGAAACAGAAAGTTTGTCCTTAAGCTTCTAAACTTTTCAAGATtgtgaaacaaattcattaTACATCGTTAAATAGTAAAGGAAACGAAACACCAAATATTATAATGTTGTGATACACAATGTATTAATCTAATATTAGACAATGATACATAAGTTGCCACTCCATATAGGCACAGAACTTtgtgaaatgaaacaaatgaaaatatcTAGCACACCACAATGTAGTGATAAGCTACAATTTTTTGTACTAacattacattttattttccatGCTAAGTATACTTTTCTTGTTGTCTTTACGAATTCCAAAAGTAAGCACTATATATTACTTATGTATTACATTAAATACCAGTATATATGCATTAGCTTTTCAATACTTAGCCATACAACAGTGCACAACACTTTAAAGCTAAAGATGGGAACGTTATTAACAGTTCGttgctttgaaaataaattaaacggTTAGTATTTTACCTTTAAACAATTTGTATGCCCAACAGTTTAGTATGCATTTCATACCAAAATCTTTTCCAGGTTTACTCCTTAGTTTGACAACTAGCTTATGGGAAATAGAGCTAAGTAACGTCCCTAAAAAACTCATATTGCGCGATAATCAGCACAGCGACATTGGCCCCAATTAGTGGTAAGCATATTTTGATTTGTCTGATGAACTTAGCagcaagaaaaaacaatgtttatgaAAAGACTAGTCTAGGATATTTCTCCTTGTGCAATGTCATCCATCTTAGGGTATGTAACTTTCCTTTTATCAAGCTGGTCTTGTGACCACATTAGCAATTTGACAATACCAGCAAGTTTTGGTGTTGCTGTGTTGTTTTCAAGCTCCGTAATACAAGTGTTCACTAAACTCCACACCTTATGTCTCTGTGAAGATAGTAGCAGATCAGCAAAGGGAGATTCTTCAGGTTTATCAAACGCAAGCAAAGCAAGAGCACGTTCCATGTCAGCCAGGCATTCTGGGCTGTCTTCTCCCCTTTCAGAGAGTTGAGTTTGAGCAAATTCCAGTGCTTGTTCTGTCTTTTTTTCACGAATAAGTTCTATCAAGTGCTGCAGAtgaagataaaataaaagaatcCTGTTGTCATCGAGAAGTTCAGGATGCGATTCGTTGATCAAAAAGATGGCTTGATTGACTTGGCCAGCTAAAATGGCATCTCGAATTTTGATCCGAACATCAAGTGAGTCGAGGTTTATTGCTGGACTGACGCCAGCTTCCTCTTCAAATTTTTCAGCTGCTTCCTTAAAACCTCCTAAAACTAAGTAATCCATAACTAATTTATTCATGATAGCTGATTCTATGTGCATGTTATCCATCTCTTCAATCCATTTTTCCTTCTCCTTCTCGGTAGACTTGCTTGAAGATTCTTGCATCTGGACATCCATAACAAGGTTATAcaatagtatatatatacagtaaaaatatatacaacagCAAATCTATAAAACagaactaaaataaaaatcctagaaaaattataaaataatagtTTCATGGAACACAGGACCAGTGATAAGAAAATGTTTATACTGTACGTTAAACTGTGCATGCATTTCTAAAAACAACCACAAACAGAATACAAAAAACATCTGCATTTAAAGGGGAACTGAAGTCATTTCCAATCCATTAAGATAAAAATACACTGAATACAAAATTGTTGGTGATTTTTTTCCGTTAAAATTCTCcccaaaattttcttttcgtCAACGAACTATATTAGCAaaaccattttcaaaaaactgtgTGGAGAGTTGATGTGACGCCACCGGGGTTGTTGACAAATCAATAGAAAGTTGCTGCTGCAAGATTGTCTTGGTGAACTTGTGGGCGTGATGATAATAATGGTTATCAAGTGCACACaggccaaactctgcagtctgacCCTAGCCTCCTCAATAAGTCAAATAATGAAATAGGACTGCTCAATGCTAGACTGAGACTGAAATGTAACCACAAGCCCCTGTCTGTATTTCATGGCAGGATTCGCCAAGATCTTGGGTGTGCAGACGCGCTAACTCAAGTGTGCAGGTGTGCAATGGCTAGCTAAGTGTGCACCTATCCaatagtggcagcctaaatgtaatgccaaaatttgcaacaCACCAAAGTAATACTTATAATATAGAATATCGGGCAAAACGGCAATTCTGCGCCAGAAAATTGGCGCAGAAGTGAACTTTTGGTGCGGGAGAAAACCGGATTATCCTACAAATTTCCGATAGGGCAGAAGGttacttaaaatttatctCCGGTGTAGCCTACATCTGACACAAAATGCAGACCAAAACAAGCCCAGATTGAAAAGTTTACTAAGCACGCAGGGGTTTAAAATCAGTCGCCGGAATACTGGTATGAAAAAATGTGACTTTTAGTTGAAAACAGTGTTCACTTTAATTCGCAGGCtagcttagtaatttaatcaaGGAAGTGAGAATTTAGGTCAAAGGGGAttaagttttaagttaatttacactttggaaaaattaggAAGTGGTTCTCAGTTGAAATTagcaaatatttcaacttttgACTAGCGTAATTGCCGTTTACTGTATTCGCGTTTTCCAAATTCGGTAACCGGCTGCCGGTGAAATAGACGCTGCCAACTTCCTATAGTCTGGCGTTCAACACCTCTTTGTCACAAACAACTAATGGGGGCTAGAAAAATCGTCAGAAAGAAAGGGGAATCCCGATTATGTGGCCTCAAGCAAACATCACCATTAAAAGAACATAcggttccaggtcgattcaacccacggacgattcaaccccggacgattcaacccacggacgattcaacccaggacgattcaaccccggacgattcaacccacggacgattcaacccgcggacgattcaacccgcggacgattcaacccgcggacgattcaacccacggacgattcaacccgcggacgattcaacccgcggacgattcaacccgcggacgattcaacccacggacgattcaacccaggacgattcaaccccggactattcaacccgcggacgattcaacccacggacgattcaacccgcggacgattcaacccaggacgattcaacccacggacgattcaacccacggacgattcaacccaggacttttcaacccaggacgattcaacccgcggacgattcaacccaggaccattcaacccaggacgattcaacccgcggacgattcaacccgcggacgattcaacccacggacgattcaacccaggaccttTCACGTGCTATTGGCTTAGGTtatcaccaagttactttgtagccaatattatgtaagctaaataaagctaatatataggcctaagctaatataaagctttttgtgtttccttttttttcttttaccactTCTTGTTAGCATTGGTTGTACATCAAAACACTTATTGTTTTTTGCTTTCCACTAAAACcttgaatattgttattttgcccTATACAGTACTTTGCGTACATTTCTGTCTACGCctgctattattttttgtattgaccATTGTAGATCggttattatataaaatgttctccttttagcattaagttaacatttttgaagtttttgaaaagacaaaatgcATGATTTAGTTAGCTTTCGACTCACGTACGTAAATGTGtgtaagttatttatttttttgcatgtacacaaattacagatatttttatagatACCTGTTTATACATCGAttaattagaaaaaaagttgttttatttacaggcAAGCTTAAGAACATGAACCTGAACACAAACACAGCACGTATAAAGAGCtaggccttccctctcttggtggctttggttctaagtaggcctctaatttggggcactggaattgtttgcggtacaagaaaagagaaaaacggaagaataatattacaaaattacaagtttaatagattttgacctaaaagaaacaattgaCTTTATATTGGCCTAATAACTTCTGTACTACACGTCGCACAagactgaaatttgttttgtgatagcattctgagcaggttgaaaaaaattgaccatatagACTTTTTTGCGTGCAATCTTCATTCCaatcaacaaacagttgtttctaagGTTTGACTTTTAATCGACGTGTAGGCTTTTCGCTAAGCAGGCCTACTAGTTACAACACGgtacataaacttgtttttatttcaacacaagATGTGTATTGGTATAGTGGTAAAAGCGGCATCCGTGCCTGATAACGAACTGCGTAGACGTTTTTATAaacgggttgaatcgtccgtgggttgaatcgtccggggttgaatcgtccgtgggttgaatagtccggggttgaatagtcctgggttgaatcgtccgtggttGAAAGgcccgtgggttgaatcgtccgaggttgaatcgtccgcgggttgaatcgtccgcgggttaaatagtccggggttgaatcgtccggggttgaatcgtcctgggttgaatcgtccgtgggttgaaaggcccgtgggttgaatcgtccgaggttgaatcgtccgcgggttgaatcgtccgcgggttaaatagtccggggttgaatcgtcctgggttgaatcgtccggggttgaatcgtccgcgggttgaatcgtccgtgcatgggttgaatcgtccgtgcatgggttgaatcgtccgtgggttgaatcgtccgcgggttgaatagtccggggttgaatcgtcctgggttgaatcgtccgtgggttgaatcgtccgtgggttgaatcgtcctgggttgaatcgtcctgggttgaatcgtccgtgggttgaatcgtccgtgggttgaaaggtccgtgggttgaatcgtccgcgggttgaatcgtccgtgggttgaatcgtccgcgggttgaatggtccgcgggttgaatcgtccgcgggttgaatcgtccgtgggttgaatcgtccggggttgaatcgtcctgggttgaatcgtccgtgggttgaattgtccggggttgaatcgtccgtgggttgaatcgtccgaccaccagAACATACTGTACCCCAAACAACTTTCACTTATAGTAGTATATATCACTATATCTCAGTTAATACCAAgcaaaaaacaatcaaaacatATAGAGATAAAAAAGAGGACAAACCtttgctgttttaaaaaaatgcgaGGCCACATTGGAAAAGATTAAGccttaaacttaaacttaGGGTAAGTTTCACACTCGTGGTTGAgctggtttgttttttttgccaaaattgaTGCCACCGCCTATAAGGAAATTGTTTTCCGATTCTAACATAGAATACTAATAACATTAGAAGACTCACgggtgtttgttttttttatgacGTATAATTCGTCACGCATGGTTGCGACTGATTCTGGTAGCTTATGTGTGTTCTGTATGAATGTGTTTAAAACGCAGTTAAGGCAAAACGCCGCATAGCCTGCTAATGCGTTTACATGATCTGGCACTTCAGGTGGAAGCTTATGTCACAAAACACCATTTAACACTGCTGCATGACATCACAGAAATCTGGTTCATAAGAAAATTAGCGCAATGCTTACTATCGCTCATTTGGTAACTTTGTGGCAAACAAAGCCACATAGAGTGCCCATCTcgaatttttgaaaaagacttttattcattttttggaACATTCTACTTTAATTTACTTTACGTTTTCGTTTATCCTGACAACTTTGTGAAGTACAAATTTTGATTAGTAATGCTGAAGCAAGGATgctctttttagtttttttgttcattttacaACGcacatttgaaacaaaagGTTTACCGGCTTTCTAATTTTGAGTGCTTACTGGGAAGAACAGTTAGTCTTTTCGAGGAAtcgagatgcgttagaactttcagTCAATAAATCCCCAGTTAATTTTATGCACCACAACTTTTTCAGTGTTATAACCAGTTTGATTCAGTAGAAATGTTGAAAGGCAATTGccttttttaaacattttaatctATTAACTTCTAACCTCTTAGCGAAGTGGAATGACcggaaataaatgtttcattaaaaacataacgaacattttttaaatttttatttgatcgACGCTTAGTACGTACAACctttattgtttttgaagttcttttaacgaggTGTTTGTAAATCTGTGTCTGTGACAGTCAGTTTTAGCGATTCTTTGAAATTGATTTCCCGTGCACTGCCTCAAGCAGAACAATGAAACAATCCTAACTTGCCCCAGCTTCAGATTCTCCAGATTTGGATGTGTTTTATTATGCCTACTACACTGCAGTAAAACTAAAACGTCAATCTTCGTTTATAATTAGGCGTGACTAAGGGGGCCACGGCCATGCCATTTGTAGCGTTGGCTTTGATTATTTCAAGTTCTGAAATTAGCATCGCATGGTGGCGCTTAGTGATTAATGTAAGATTGTGTCGGCATTTGAAGGCTTTCAAGTTTCAACGACGTTGTAGTATGCCATCCTACTTCCCTTTGTAATATACCTCTGACTAATGACTGTAGTCTAACAATTCAACCCAACGGTTACCGAATTTTCTGTGTAAAACATATGGCGGTGTTGTCCGCAATTAACGAGACAGGAAAACTTAAGGAAAAATGCATTCCGTGTACaccaaacaagcacaaaaacgAACGCAACTAACAAGTACGCACTGTACAGGACAgccaacaaacaaaaacgacgcaaaagtttgctttaaattcaaatgaagcaaaaagagAGTACATTTATCGATATTTACGATCTTAATCGACGTATCAAGATGAGAATCACCCACTATTAAGagttttaaagtttgaaaGGTAAACCGAGATACAATAACCTGCAACGATATCATCGACATAAATTTGAAGtctaacaaaacaaatttgggCAAGGTTCAGGTCTACTATGGTTTATAGGCTCGGTCGTCACTGTTGTCTCTCTTCGCTGCAAATAAACTTACTTGGGCTTACATACCACGTGGTTGTAATAAGCGCCGTAAAAGCAGATACAAACATTGCATTCATCTTTTACCCGCTACGGTGGCGCTTATTGAAACTGCTCTTAATGCAGGACACATCTCATACCAACCAATGTTATATTTCCCAATGAGTTGAGTtaatattgttgttttcatGATTTCTTCTTGACACTTCGGCCACAGTGATCAGTCACCAACGTCGTTTGCACTGAAGTTACAATAATCTCTACCAACCGGAAACACGTCACACGCACACCGGGGCAAGCCATGCTGAAGTGCGCTTTCCAAAAACTGGTCGATTTCAGAGTCGGTAGAATTATAGTTAATGCTCGAAAGCACCGGGTCATAGACAAACTTCAAACGTGTTAAAAAGCGTTGAAAGCAAAGAGCAAGCATTGAAGTTTTTGAGCGGAGAGCACAAATATCGAGAACTTCTTCCCGCGGTCACGAGGATAAATCCTGCGTATTTGTGACAAGTGAAACCGGGTTCGGAATGGTCTTCAACATCCTTCTCCCCGAGGCGTCATAAAACCTACGGCAGATGTA
Proteins encoded in this window:
- the LOC143446095 gene encoding glucose-induced degradation protein 8 homolog — translated: MDVQMQESSSKSTEKEKEKWIEEMDNMHIESAIMNKLVMDYLVLGGFKEAAEKFEEEAGVSPAINLDSLDVRIKIRDAILAGQVNQAIFLINESHPELLDDNRILLFYLHLQHLIELIREKKTEQALEFAQTQLSERGEDSPECLADMERALALLAFDKPEESPFADLLLSSQRHKVWSLVNTCITELENNTATPKLAGIVKLLMWSQDQLDKRKVTYPKMDDIAQGEIS
- the LOC143446094 gene encoding 2-oxoisovalerate dehydrogenase subunit alpha, mitochondrial-like, with the protein product MSVGRFINCAAIKAAYVSSFRQTFHGAAISAVRYKSTTPQSEDPLGMKIIGGPRSFINKLEFLEPKLEDAIPIYRVYDTEGKILDGTQDPKLSEDVLHQMYHSMIMLNTMDEVMYSAQRQGRISFYMTNYGEEASHIGSAAALDNRDLVFGQYREAGVLVWRGFTLDEFMDQCYANVNDPAAGKQMPVHYGSRDLNFVTISSPLATQMPQASGAAYALKRTHPGLCVICYFGEGAASEGDAHAAFNFAATLDAPCLFFCRNNGYAISTPAHEQYRGDGIAARGSGYGMITIRIDGNDVLAVYNATKKARQIAIEESRPVLIEAMTYRVGHHSTSDDSTAYRAKKEIEEWTSGDNPINRFKFYLINERQCWDEERDKALAAECKKQVLKAFTASEKRKKPSPSLLFTDVYDDLPPNLVKQRQEMVDHLGKYSKHYPLDDHEPV